A part of Rhodamnia argentea isolate NSW1041297 chromosome 8, ASM2092103v1, whole genome shotgun sequence genomic DNA contains:
- the LOC115736585 gene encoding importin-5: MDPQSTQLQQAQLAMALGPDPSHFEALITHLMSSSNELRSQAESLFNLAKQTDPNSLSLKLAHLLHGCPHVELRAMSAILLRKLLTRDDSYIYPRLTPQTQSSLKSVLLTSIQREEAKTITKKLCDTVSELASGILPDNGWPELLPFMFQCVSSDAPKLQEAAFLIFAQLAQYIGDSLTPYIKELHGVFLQCLSSSKNPDVKIAALNAVINFIQCLSNSSDRDRFQDLLPVMMHTLTEALNNGNEATAQEALELLIELAGTEPRFLRRQLVEVVGSMLQIAEAESLEEGTRHLAIEFVITLAEARERAPGMMRKLPQFISRLFAILMKMLLDIEDDPIWHSAESEDEDAGESSNYSVGQECLDRLSISLGGNTIIPVASEQLPAYLAAPEWEKHHAALIAIAQIAEGCSKVMIKNLERVVSMVLSSFQDPHPRVRWAAINAVGQLSTDLGPDLQEQYHQQVLPALAGAMDDFQNPRVQAHAASAILNFSENCTAAILMPYLDGIVSKLLVLLQNGKQMVQEGALTALASVADSSQEQFQKYYDAVMPYLKNILVNATDKSNRMLRAKAMECISLVGMAVGKEKFRDDAIQVMDVLMALQRSQMETDDPTTSYMLQAWARLCKCLGQDFLPYMKVVMPPLLQSAQLKPDVTITSADSDNDIDESDDEGMETITLGDKRIGIKTSVLEEKATACNMLCCYADELKEGFFPWIEQVAPTLVPLLKFYFHEDVRKAAVSAMPELLRSAKLAVEKGLAQGHNETYVKQLSDYIIPALVEAIPKEPDTEICASMLDALNECLQISGTLLDENQVRSIVDEIKQVITASSSRKRERAERAKAEDFDAEEGELLKEENEAEEEVFEQVGEILGTMVKTFKTSFLPFFDELSSYLTPMWGKDKTAEERRIAICIFDDVAEQCRETALKYYDTYLPFLLEACNDENPDVRQAAVYGLGVCAEFGSSVFKPLVGEALSRLNVVIRDPNALQPDNVMAYDNAVSALGKICQYHRDSIDSSQVVPAWLNCLPIKGDVIEAKVVHDMLCSMVERSDRELLGPNNQYLPKIITVFAEVLCGKDLATEQTANRMVSLLRQLQQTLPPSALASTWSSLQPQQQLALQSILSS; encoded by the exons ATGGATCCCCAATCCACCCAGCTCCAGCAGGCGCAGCTCGCGATGGCCCTCGGCCCCGACCCCTCCCACTTCGAAGCCCTAATCACCCACCTCATGTCCTCCTCCAACGAGCTCCGATCCCAGGCCGAGTCCCTCTTCAACCTCGCCAAGCAGACCGATCCCAACTCCCTCTCCCTCAAGCTCGCCCACCTCCTCCACGGCTGCCCCCACGTCGAGCTCCGCGCCATGTCCGCCATCCTCCTCCGCAAGCTCCTCACCCGCGACGACTCCTACATCTACCCACGCCTCACCCCGCAGACCCAGTCCTCCCTCAAGTCCGTCCTCCTCACCTCGATTCAGCGCGAGGAGGCCAAGACCATCACCAAGAAGCTCTGCGACACCGTCTCCGAGCTCGCCTCCGGGATCCTCCCCGACAACGGCTGGCCGGAGCTGCTCCCCTTCATGTTCCAGTGCGTCTCCTCGGACGCCCCGAAGCTGCAGGAGGCCGCCTTCCTGATATTCGCCCAGCTCGCCCAGTACATCGGCGACTCCTTGACCCCGTACATCAAGGAGCTGCACGGCGTGTTCTTGCAGTGCCTGAGTTCCTCCAAGAATCccgatgtcaagatcgccgccCTGAATGCCGTTATCAATTTTATCCAGTGTTTGTCGAATTCTTCGGATCGCGACAG ATTTCAGGATTTGTTGCCGGTGATGATGCACACCTTGACCGAGGCACTAAATAATGGCAACGAGGCAACTGCACAGGAAGCACTTGAATTGTTAATTGAATTAGCTGGAACAGAGCCGCGGTTCTTGAGGAGGCAATTAGTGGAAGTGGTCGGTTCTATGCTGCAGATCGCGGAGGCTGAATCATTGGAAGAAGGCACAAGACACTTGGCAATTGAGTTTGTGATTACCCTTGCCGAGGCTAGGGAGCGGGCACCTGGAATGATGAGGAAATTGCCGCAATTTATAAGTAGACTTTTTGCAATTCTGATGAAGATGCTTTTGGATATTGAAGATGACCCGATTTGGCATAGCGCAGAGAGTGAAGACGAGGATGCAGGGGAGAGCAGTAATTATAGTGTGGGGCAGGAATGCTTGGATCGACTGTCCATCTCACTTGGTGGAAACACCATTATTCCCGTTGCTTCTGAACAATTGCCTGCATACTTGGCTGCTCCTGAGTGGGAGAAGCATCACGCTGCCTTGATAGCAATTGCCCAGATTGCAGAGGGTTGTTCAAAG GTAATGataaagaatttggagagagttgTTTCAATGGTTTTAAGCTCTTTTCAAGATCCACACCCTCGTGTAAGGTGGGCAGCGATCAATGCGGTTGGGCAGTTGTCCACCGACCTAGGCCCAGACCTGCAGGAGCAATACCATCAGCAGGTCCTGCCAGCACTTGCTGGTGCTATGGATGACTTTCAGAATCCTCGTGTACAG GCTCATGCTGCTTCTGCTATACTTAACTTCAGTGAGAACTGTACTGCTGCTATATTGATGCCCTACTTGGACGGAATTGTGAGCAAACTGCTTGTGCTTCTACAG AATGGGAAACAAATGGTGCAAGAGGGTGCATTGACCGCATTGGCTTCTGTTGCTGATTCCTCTCAG GAGCAATTCCAAAAGTACTATGATGCGGTCatgccttatttgaaaaatatcttggtCAATGCAACTGACAAGTCTAACCGAATGCTTCGTGCCAAAGCAATGGAATGCATTAGTTTGGTTGGGATGGCTGTTGGAAAAGAGAAATTCAGGGATGACGCTATACAG GTTATGGATGTGCTTATGGCATTGCAAAGATCACAGATGGAGACAGATGATCCAACAACGAGCTATATGCTGCAA GCTTGGGCTAGGCTTTGCAAGTGCTTGGGGCAAGATTTCCTTCCTTACATGAAAGTCGTTATGCCCCCTTTGCTTCAGTCTGCTCAACTCAAGCCTGATGTGACAATCACGTCCGCAGATTCTGATAATGATATTGATGAATCTGATGATGAGGG AATGGAGACTATAACTCTTGGAGATAAAAGAATAGGAATAAAAACCAGTGTCTTGGAAGAGAAGGCGACAGCTTGCAACATGTTGTGTTGCTATGCCGACGAGttaaaagaagggttttttccATGGATTGAGCAG GTTGCTCCGACTTTAGTTCCActtctcaaattttattttcacgaAGATGTTAGGAAAGCAGCTGTTTCTG CGATGCCAGAGTTACTTCGTTCCGCAAAATTAGCTGTTGAGAAAGGGTTAGCACAAGGTCATAACGAAACCTACGTAAAGCAACTATCTGATTACATCATTCCAGCTTTGGTGGAGGCTATTCCCAAG GAACCCGACACAGAGATCTGTGCGAGTATGTTGGATGCATTAAATGAGTGTTTACAG ATTTCAGGCACACTTTTGGACGAAAATCAAGTCAGATCGATTGTTGATGAGATTAAACAAGTGATTACTGCTAGCTCTagtagaaaaagagaaagagcgGAGCGTGCTAAAGCTGAAGATTTTGATGCAGAAGAAGGCGAGTTGCTTAAAGAGGAGAATGAGGCGGAGGAAGAAGTTTTTGAACAA GTTGGTGAGATTTTGGGCACTATGGTTAAAACATTCAAGACATCTTTCTTGCCTTTCTTCGACGAGCTGTCATCGTACCTAACGCCCATGTGG GGCAAAGATAAGACTGCCGAAGAGAGGAGAATCGCTATATGCATTTTTGATGATGTTGCTGAACAGTGTCGCGAAACAGCTCTTAA ATATTATGATACCTATCTCCCTTTCCTTTTGGAGGCTTGCAACGATGAAAATCCAGATGTCCGACAG GCTGCTGTCTATGGATTGGGGGTTTGTGCAGAGTTTGGCAGTTCCGTCTTCAAACCTCTTGTTGGAG AGGCTCTTTCAAGGCTAAATGTTGTGATACGTGATCCCAACGCTCTGCAACCTGATAATGTAATGGCATATGATAATGCTGTCTCTGCTCTGGGAAAAATATGCCAATATCACCGTGATAGCATTGATTCTTCTCAG GTTGTTCCAGCATGGTTAAATTGCTTGCCCATAAAAGGTGATGTAATCGAGGCCAAAGTTGTCCATGATATGCTTTGTTCAATGGTGGAAAG ATCTGATAGAGAACTCTTGGGCCCTAACAATCAGTATCTTCCTAAGATTATAACGGTGTTTGCAGAG GTTTTGTGTGGGAAGGATCTAGCTACTGAACAAACTGCAAACCGGATGGTCAGTCTGTTAAGGCAACTACAACAAACTTTGCCACCATCAGCCTTGGCCTCGACATGGTCATCTTTGCAGCCCCAACAACAGCTTGCTTTGCAATCAATCCTCTCTTCGTAG
- the LOC115736758 gene encoding elongation factor P isoform X1 has translation MNASFASKRLSRALLVAAAPARRSAAATAPSLSRPPSSSAPESDGTTSSLFHSPWSVLQQRGVKVRGSDVRPGNVVERKGRLYEVVKADHNQQGRGSAMIQVELRDVESGNKVNARFNTDESVEKIFVEEKSFTCMCTMGDEVALIDPQTFEQVDVKRDLFGKSGVYLKEEMKVMLRFFDDRPLSGSVPKRVICTVVDTPPPLKGVSAAPAEKRALLDNGLTVKVPAFIEGGEAILVNTEEDSYMSRAKE, from the exons ATGAACGCATCGTTCGCGAGCAAGAGGCTCTCTCGAGCTCTGCTCGTCGCTGCTGCCCCCGCTCGCCGCTCGGCGGCGGCTACCGCACCGTCGCTCTCGCGCCCGCCGTCTTCGTCCGCTCCCGAGAGCGATGGCACGACCAGttctctctttcactccccaTGGTCCGTCCTCCAGCAACGCGGCGTCAAAGTCCGCGGATCCGAC GTAAGGCCTGGCAATGTTGTTGAAAGAAAAG GTCGTCTCTACGAG GTTGTGAAAGCTGATCATAACCAACAGGGCCGAGGATCTGCCATGATACAG GTGGAGCTCCGTGATGTTGAGAGTGGAAATAAAGTGAATGCACGGTTTAATACAGATGAATCTGTGGAAA AGATATTTGTCGAGGAGAAGTCCTTCACATGCATGTGCACGATGGGGGATGAAGTTGCCTTGATAGA CCCTCAGACATTTGAGCAAGTGGACGTGAAAAGGGATTTGTTTGGAAAATCTGGTGTTTACCTGAAAG AGGAAATGAAGGTCATGTTGCGGTTCTTTGACGATAGACCGTTGTCAGGATCAGTTCCCAAGCGTGTGATATGCACTGTTGTGGATACTCCACCTCCTTTGAAAGGGGTTTCAGCTGCACCTGC GGAGAAAAGGGCTTTACTGGACAATGGTCTGACGGTGAAA GTACCAGCTTTCATTGAAGGTGGTGAAGCTATACTTGTCAATACAGAGGAGGACTCTTATATGAGCAG GGCAAAGGAATGA
- the LOC115736758 gene encoding elongation factor P isoform X2 — protein sequence MNASFASKRLSRALLVAAAPARRSAAATAPSLSRPPSSSAPESDGTTSSLFHSPWSVLQQRGVKVRGSDVRPGNVVERKGRLYEVVKADHNQQGRGSAMIQVELRDVESGNKVNARFNTDESVEKIFVEEKSFTCMCTMGDEVALIDPQTFEQVDVKRDLFGKSGVYLKEEMKVMLRFFDDRPLSGSVPKRVICTVVDTPPPLKGVSAAPAEKRALLDNGLTVKVPAFIEGGEAILVNTEEDSYMSR from the exons ATGAACGCATCGTTCGCGAGCAAGAGGCTCTCTCGAGCTCTGCTCGTCGCTGCTGCCCCCGCTCGCCGCTCGGCGGCGGCTACCGCACCGTCGCTCTCGCGCCCGCCGTCTTCGTCCGCTCCCGAGAGCGATGGCACGACCAGttctctctttcactccccaTGGTCCGTCCTCCAGCAACGCGGCGTCAAAGTCCGCGGATCCGAC GTAAGGCCTGGCAATGTTGTTGAAAGAAAAG GTCGTCTCTACGAG GTTGTGAAAGCTGATCATAACCAACAGGGCCGAGGATCTGCCATGATACAG GTGGAGCTCCGTGATGTTGAGAGTGGAAATAAAGTGAATGCACGGTTTAATACAGATGAATCTGTGGAAA AGATATTTGTCGAGGAGAAGTCCTTCACATGCATGTGCACGATGGGGGATGAAGTTGCCTTGATAGA CCCTCAGACATTTGAGCAAGTGGACGTGAAAAGGGATTTGTTTGGAAAATCTGGTGTTTACCTGAAAG AGGAAATGAAGGTCATGTTGCGGTTCTTTGACGATAGACCGTTGTCAGGATCAGTTCCCAAGCGTGTGATATGCACTGTTGTGGATACTCCACCTCCTTTGAAAGGGGTTTCAGCTGCACCTGC GGAGAAAAGGGCTTTACTGGACAATGGTCTGACGGTGAAA GTACCAGCTTTCATTGAAGGTGGTGAAGCTATACTTGTCAATACAGAGGAGGACTCTTATATGAGCAGGTAA